From the Bacteroidia bacterium genome, one window contains:
- a CDS encoding sigma-54 dependent transcriptional regulator, with translation MSTIVILIVDDEEAQRSSIAGFLLKKGYSVHQAASGTQAVDIAASTHLDLVLTDFRMPDMTGGDVLHRIREINPDIPVVVVTAYGSIESAVGLMRQGAFDYIQKPVDLDELLLVIERAHERSHLISENRQLREQLAGKASFANIVSQSAEMETVLNTAARVAESKASVLIRGESGTGKELIARTIHLASDRRDMPFVVINCAAIPETLFESELFGHEKGAYTGAERQRIGKFEQADGGTLFIDEAGDIPPAIQVKLLRALQFGEIQRLGSNDTLHVDTRIIAATNRPLEDLIRDGSFREDLYYRLNVVTITLPPLRQRKADIGSLTQAFVRTFAEQNGKRVSGVSREAMDMLLRYDYPGNIRELENIIQRAVVLAREEIITTGDLPPNVQLAMKTSGPLAMGDVALGDLNDAVERLEDAMIEKALQESGGNQVRAAALLNISERTLRYKLSRRKNE, from the coding sequence ATGAGCACCATCGTAATACTGATTGTCGACGACGAGGAAGCGCAGCGCTCTTCCATCGCGGGTTTTTTACTCAAGAAAGGATACTCCGTACATCAGGCCGCATCGGGTACGCAGGCGGTGGATATCGCCGCTTCCACGCATCTCGATCTCGTACTCACCGATTTCCGCATGCCGGACATGACTGGCGGAGATGTGCTGCACAGAATCCGTGAGATCAATCCGGATATTCCGGTGGTCGTCGTCACGGCGTATGGCTCGATAGAGAGCGCTGTCGGTCTGATGCGGCAGGGAGCATTCGACTATATCCAGAAGCCCGTCGATCTGGATGAATTGCTGCTGGTGATCGAGCGCGCGCACGAGCGATCCCATCTTATATCGGAAAATCGGCAACTCCGCGAACAGCTTGCGGGAAAAGCGTCTTTCGCCAATATCGTATCGCAAAGCGCGGAAATGGAAACCGTTCTCAATACCGCCGCCAGGGTGGCGGAAAGTAAGGCTTCCGTGCTCATTCGCGGTGAAAGCGGCACCGGGAAAGAACTCATCGCGCGGACCATCCATCTGGCAAGTGACCGGAGAGACATGCCGTTTGTGGTCATCAACTGCGCCGCGATACCTGAAACACTGTTCGAAAGCGAGCTTTTCGGTCACGAGAAGGGTGCGTACACCGGAGCCGAGCGCCAGCGCATCGGTAAATTCGAGCAAGCGGACGGTGGGACCCTCTTTATTGATGAAGCCGGGGATATTCCGCCGGCCATTCAGGTGAAGCTGTTGAGGGCATTGCAGTTCGGTGAAATCCAGCGTCTGGGGAGTAACGATACTCTGCACGTCGATACCCGTATCATCGCCGCCACCAACAGGCCGCTGGAAGACCTTATACGCGACGGCTCCTTCCGCGAAGACCTGTATTACCGCCTCAATGTCGTGACGATCACCCTCCCTCCCCTGCGCCAACGGAAAGCAGATATCGGATCGCTGACGCAAGCATTCGTGCGCACATTCGCGGAACAGAACGGGAAGCGCGTCAGCGGTGTTTCGCGGGAAGCAATGGATATGCTGCTCCGTTATGACTATCCGGGCAACATCCGGGAACTCGAAAATATTATTCAGCGCGCTGTCGTGCTCGCGCGCGAGGAGATTATCACAACAGGCGATCTGCCGCCGAACGTGCAACTCGCCATGAAAACCTCGGGTCCGCTTGCGATGGGCGACGTTGCCCTGGGTGATCTCAACGATGCCGTCGAGAGGCTGGAGGACGCGATGATTGAAAAAGCATTGCAGGAGAGCGGCGGGAATCAGGTTCGCGCGGCAGCGTTGCTCAACATCTCCGAGCGTACTCTCAGGTACAAACTCTCCAGAAGAAAAAACGAGTGA
- a CDS encoding glycosyltransferase, whose amino-acid sequence MRVLHLINRLDAGGVLRHVIDLAEGLAQQDVTSWIATWVPDGHTLRARDDVLVLPLYSQDGRRKSPYGAVRTITALRRFLITERIDILHMHSRFATMLGAAAARDENIRRVYTVHNDFADLSFLPWYPDTVIAPSESIRSSFLRNARLYRKGNVRVVPYGVPLAEGQRPHAITDTEFVFVGRMEPQKLPGLPLDALTYFPDTVRCSIGYYGGGTLQDELRAKADLLSRPDATRFHGYVDNPWTEIGNPMALLFPSDALDALPYAILEAFAAAVPVIASDLPQLRELVRPGETGLLFTPGDAHSLADRMLYALEHPDTMRTMGAQARVFVREHFSMQAMLHGTLEVYERLLPSP is encoded by the coding sequence ATGCGGGTTCTGCACCTCATCAACAGATTGGATGCCGGCGGCGTACTCAGACATGTCATAGACCTGGCCGAGGGCCTTGCGCAACAGGACGTCACATCGTGGATAGCGACCTGGGTGCCGGACGGTCACACGCTGCGCGCGCGCGACGACGTCCTCGTATTGCCGTTGTACTCGCAGGATGGTCGCAGGAAGTCGCCGTACGGAGCGGTACGCACCATCACCGCGCTCCGTCGCTTTCTGATCACCGAGCGTATCGATATACTCCACATGCACAGCCGCTTCGCCACCATGCTCGGTGCGGCGGCTGCACGCGATGAGAACATCAGACGCGTGTATACCGTCCATAACGACTTCGCTGATCTTTCTTTCCTGCCCTGGTACCCCGACACCGTCATCGCGCCTTCGGAGTCCATTCGCTCCTCCTTTCTGCGCAACGCGCGCCTGTACAGAAAGGGAAACGTGCGTGTCGTACCCTATGGTGTTCCATTGGCGGAAGGACAGCGGCCTCATGCAATAACAGATACAGAATTCGTATTTGTGGGGAGGATGGAGCCGCAGAAACTGCCGGGGCTTCCGCTCGACGCGCTGACGTATTTCCCCGACACCGTCCGCTGTAGTATCGGGTACTACGGAGGCGGCACATTGCAGGACGAACTGCGGGCGAAAGCTGACCTGCTGTCTCGACCTGATGCGACGCGGTTCCACGGGTATGTTGACAATCCCTGGACAGAGATCGGAAACCCTATGGCGTTGCTGTTTCCCTCCGACGCACTCGATGCCTTGCCCTATGCCATACTCGAGGCATTCGCTGCCGCAGTGCCTGTGATTGCGTCGGACCTGCCACAGTTGCGTGAACTCGTCCGACCGGGCGAAACAGGATTGCTCTTCACTCCGGGCGACGCGCACTCGCTCGCGGACCGGATGCTCTACGCCCTCGAGCATCCCGACACCATGAGAACCATGGGTGCACAGGCGCGTGTATTCGTCCGGGAGCACTTCAGCATGCAGGCCATGCTGCATGGGACGCTCGAGGTGTATGAGCGATTGCTCCCTTCCCCCTGA
- a CDS encoding T9SS type A sorting domain-containing protein, whose product MRSGNSLIQYMRLSSVLIILMVGLEVRSLHGQIKGIEVLTLFSGDSASYNDEVALGSILVDSTHGRLICMYYTTERDLPVTVDAYQGSMALSSKVSVYIAVYDLDVSRILYASYLGGNGYSFPYRPCWDETGGAVIFAGHTNSTDFPVTENARQKQRNGEWDLWYARFDVASFRFTYISYLGGDGDEARAYSMVTSDGRLMLAGFSNSTDLPINPETFSRKPTSWLGDAAVFVLRNDSLEQVVFFGGLQDETFRGLYETNDSFVFVGDTWSWDLKVTGNAFQKDFGGVTDMFILRTDKQFRAIEYCSYVGGITNDFIYSTRQQGEKIHIVGMTNGTEGFPLTHPAIGQDTLGFYSASYVIYDAARDEIPFSGLIVGHGAEEIIDVAIVDDQRAILSMASNSDTLLGVLKTPQGDWNTMMMLLVEFDLSQYQPTKVHYLWNGSGLDCISEIIPSPLGWYFTGYTGRQIPVRPGGMRTQYVGGGTSFIGKIHFDTNEMEEVVHASPRLLTITPYPNPAGKNASIVLMGKRGSYTLHLYGMDGRLYSTQRLEHSGDGASTIPLPLTGLAAGRYLLVAQDAEGIPVARSSVVVW is encoded by the coding sequence ATGAGATCAGGAAATTCCCTCATTCAATATATGCGACTGAGTTCTGTTCTTATCATTTTAATGGTAGGCCTCGAAGTTCGCTCCCTACATGGGCAAATCAAGGGAATCGAGGTTCTGACGCTGTTCAGCGGAGATAGTGCTTCGTATAATGATGAAGTGGCTCTGGGAAGTATACTCGTTGACAGTACGCATGGACGGTTGATCTGCATGTATTATACAACCGAGAGAGATTTGCCCGTGACGGTGGATGCCTACCAAGGAAGCATGGCACTATCGAGTAAAGTGAGTGTGTATATTGCCGTGTACGATCTTGACGTGTCCAGGATACTGTATGCGAGCTACCTCGGGGGAAATGGCTATAGTTTTCCCTACAGACCTTGCTGGGATGAGACCGGCGGCGCCGTGATATTTGCCGGGCATACCAACTCAACGGATTTCCCTGTGACGGAAAATGCGAGGCAGAAACAAAGAAATGGCGAATGGGATCTCTGGTATGCCCGATTCGATGTTGCTTCGTTCCGATTTACCTACATCAGCTATCTTGGAGGCGATGGGGACGAAGCCCGAGCGTACTCGATGGTGACTTCGGATGGCCGTCTGATGCTTGCCGGATTTTCCAATTCAACGGATCTCCCGATAAATCCGGAAACGTTTTCGCGCAAACCTACATCATGGTTGGGAGATGCCGCCGTGTTTGTTCTCAGAAACGATTCGCTGGAGCAGGTCGTGTTCTTTGGAGGGCTTCAGGACGAGACATTCAGGGGCCTGTATGAAACCAACGATTCCTTCGTATTTGTCGGTGATACCTGGTCCTGGGATTTAAAGGTGACCGGGAACGCGTTTCAAAAGGATTTCGGCGGCGTCACCGATATGTTCATTCTCCGCACGGATAAGCAGTTCCGCGCAATCGAGTATTGCAGCTACGTCGGCGGAATAACCAATGACTTCATTTATTCGACGCGTCAACAAGGCGAAAAGATACACATCGTCGGTATGACCAACGGTACGGAAGGTTTTCCCCTTACACACCCGGCAATTGGACAAGATACGCTCGGATTTTACTCGGCCAGCTATGTTATTTACGATGCGGCAAGGGATGAAATTCCCTTTTCAGGATTGATCGTTGGTCATGGTGCAGAGGAAATAATTGACGTCGCAATAGTAGATGATCAGCGTGCAATATTAAGTATGGCATCGAATTCGGATACGCTTCTCGGCGTTCTCAAAACGCCGCAGGGTGACTGGAACACAATGATGATGCTTCTTGTCGAATTTGATCTGTCCCAATATCAGCCGACCAAGGTCCACTATCTCTGGAACGGGAGCGGTCTTGATTGCATCAGCGAAATTATACCCTCACCGCTGGGGTGGTATTTCACCGGCTATACAGGTCGGCAAATCCCTGTCCGTCCAGGTGGCATGCGCACGCAGTATGTCGGTGGCGGGACCTCGTTCATCGGGAAAATCCACTTCGACACAAACGAGATGGAAGAAGTGGTGCACGCATCGCCTCGGCTCCTCACCATCACTCCCTACCCCAATCCGGCAGGGAAAAATGCATCAATCGTGCTTATGGGCAAGCGGGGCTCCTACACTTTGCATCTGTATGGCATGGACGGAAGGCTGTACAGTACGCAGCGCCTCGAGCACAGCGGCGATGGAGCGAGCACTATCCCGCTACCGCTCACGGGTCTCGCTGCCGGCCGCTATCTGCTCGTAGCGCAAGATGCCGAGGGTATACCCGTTGCGCGCTCCTCGGTGGTGGTGTGGTGA
- a CDS encoding alpha-amylase family glycosyl hydrolase, which translates to MKSRIISIGLLLLTFVLSLLVLSSFRQAVPSLPERTDVFMYMIMPDRFDDAEPANNNRNGLSDASNPLAVQGGDLKGIERRLGYLRSLGVNAIWIAPVQKNVPGAFHGYWIQDFLTVDPRLGTMADLRRLIRKSHALGIRVYLDIVCNHTGPLSEPVGGEWEWNDAGYQLVWRDSTLLPLPEELQDLSLYHNFGEAKAWADPWQVLGELPGGLDDLRTEDARVLDIMVRIWTWWMEQTGCDGYRVDTVKHVDMPFWYAFLEALRVRALQLGKSDFFIFGEVFSGEDEICAPFTRPDSLGRPGFDAVLNFSFAEAVRDVLVRDASVNVIAGSIANLALYHPDTRPFLPTFIDNHDMPRFLHIARGDRALLHQALSLLYFAEGIPVLYYGTEQNFLGGEADYENRESMFSTGWKGRNAAGDSFDPATDTWRHVRMLTLLRERTPVLRKGNSRVAYIDTMRNEIILQRTMNATSAYAFVNRHHAASAVTLHSAHGLTAWPDGEILHPQADGSIRLSCPPRSVRLFLPR; encoded by the coding sequence GTGAAATCCCGCATCATTTCCATTGGCCTTCTGCTACTGACCTTCGTGCTCTCCCTGCTCGTCCTGTCGTCCTTCCGACAGGCCGTGCCATCGCTGCCGGAGCGCACCGATGTGTTCATGTACATGATAATGCCCGACCGCTTCGATGACGCGGAACCCGCCAACAATAATCGCAACGGACTCTCCGATGCATCCAATCCTCTGGCGGTGCAGGGTGGCGATCTGAAAGGTATCGAGCGACGCCTCGGCTATCTGCGCTCCCTGGGTGTGAATGCGATCTGGATAGCCCCTGTGCAGAAGAACGTACCCGGTGCGTTTCACGGATATTGGATACAGGACTTTCTGACCGTGGATCCCCGGCTCGGGACGATGGCGGACCTGCGCCGTCTCATTCGCAAGTCACACGCTCTGGGCATACGCGTGTACCTCGATATCGTGTGCAATCATACCGGTCCTCTGTCCGAACCGGTGGGGGGGGAGTGGGAATGGAATGATGCCGGCTACCAACTGGTCTGGCGCGACAGCACCCTGCTCCCGCTGCCCGAGGAGCTGCAGGACCTCTCGCTGTACCATAATTTCGGCGAAGCGAAGGCCTGGGCCGATCCCTGGCAGGTGCTCGGAGAACTCCCCGGTGGTCTGGATGACTTGCGCACGGAGGATGCGCGCGTGCTCGATATCATGGTGAGGATATGGACGTGGTGGATGGAGCAGACCGGCTGCGACGGTTATCGTGTAGACACGGTGAAGCATGTGGATATGCCTTTCTGGTACGCGTTTCTTGAGGCCTTGCGTGTGCGTGCCCTGCAGCTCGGGAAAAGCGATTTCTTTATCTTCGGAGAGGTGTTTTCCGGCGAGGACGAAATCTGCGCGCCGTTTACCCGGCCGGATTCGCTCGGCCGTCCGGGCTTCGATGCGGTGCTCAATTTCAGCTTTGCCGAGGCAGTGCGCGACGTGCTTGTACGAGACGCCTCTGTGAACGTCATCGCCGGAAGCATCGCCAACCTCGCGCTGTATCATCCAGACACCCGGCCGTTTCTGCCCACGTTTATCGACAACCACGACATGCCGCGCTTTCTTCACATAGCGCGTGGCGATAGAGCCCTGCTGCATCAGGCGTTGTCGCTCCTCTATTTCGCCGAAGGCATACCTGTGCTGTACTACGGCACCGAGCAGAACTTCCTCGGCGGAGAAGCGGATTACGAAAATCGTGAAAGCATGTTTTCCACGGGCTGGAAAGGGAGGAATGCCGCGGGCGACTCCTTCGACCCCGCTACGGATACCTGGCGCCATGTTCGGATGCTGACCCTTTTGCGCGAGCGCACACCCGTTCTGCGAAAAGGCAATAGTCGCGTCGCATACATCGATACGATGCGCAATGAAATCATTCTCCAGCGGACCATGAACGCCACCTCGGCGTATGCTTTCGTCAACCGGCACCATGCCGCGAGCGCTGTGACACTCCACAGCGCGCACGGTCTGACGGCCTGGCCGGATGGGGAAATCCTGCATCCGCAGGCGGATGGCAGTATCCGGCTGTCCTGTCCGCCGCGGAGTGTCCGGCTCTTCCTTCCGAGATGA
- a CDS encoding ATP-binding protein has translation MIPHLSFRTRLLLVGMTITAAALVAFVYVEVTQSRDELLAHATAEAETLVETLNLGSAMNLLTTREMETFLLDRLVVAARLVDHIGEHMRLDESALTEELRNSDLDLILVLTPEGRIVSGASSNGIHPAGSENAIHLVAKPVLEEEYQWYAAPAVSLPVLNDTLFLLAASRQRGGAIVVGVRSSFLLDLRKRLGIGRLVRDIGDNPDIAYVVLQDVDGIVTASAGIDTLSAIVDDPFLLSALSGSKTATRITDTDDGVVLEVVRPLHIPEREPMLSRVGVSLARVRDIQQRSMRRVIMLAGGLFLCIVLVAVFLSTRARLSLLHDEHRRMRGSTDVILDNIADAVVAVDPGGRVTGINRAAMEISSARGSTDESLPYDSAFPGDLLLLNETANAGPIAYREQTIRTEQGSRIYAIRTSVVLDAQGRPDVRIAVARDLTEHRRAVEQLQRKDKVTAMGELAGGIAHEIRNPLNAIGIIAQRFQQEFVPSQDVDEYRGLAATMRTEVERVNAIITQFLAFARPPRPVFSVVDLEQLVDQTIQTVRSQARAVNIDVLFISEARTMILGDADRLQQALLNILQNAIEAIGTDGRIKCVLCRADSHAVLSVADTGPGIPEHIKERMFNLYFTTKPEGSGLGLGMVQQIVSEHGGELHVLSEPGVGATFVLRFSLAGGNPA, from the coding sequence GTGATACCACACCTGTCCTTTCGAACGCGCCTTCTCCTTGTGGGCATGACCATTACCGCAGCCGCCCTTGTCGCCTTTGTCTATGTGGAGGTGACGCAAAGCCGCGACGAATTGCTTGCCCACGCCACCGCCGAGGCGGAAACCCTTGTCGAGACGCTCAATCTCGGAAGCGCGATGAACCTTCTGACAACGCGGGAGATGGAGACGTTCCTGCTCGACCGGCTCGTGGTCGCCGCCCGACTTGTGGATCATATCGGGGAACACATGCGACTCGACGAATCCGCGTTGACCGAGGAACTTCGCAACTCCGACCTCGACCTCATACTCGTGCTGACACCTGAAGGTCGTATTGTTTCCGGTGCCTCATCGAACGGGATACATCCGGCCGGCAGCGAAAATGCGATACACCTCGTCGCGAAGCCGGTACTCGAGGAAGAGTACCAGTGGTACGCCGCGCCCGCGGTTTCCCTGCCGGTGCTGAATGACACGTTGTTCTTGCTGGCGGCATCACGACAGCGAGGGGGAGCCATCGTCGTCGGGGTTCGGTCGTCGTTTCTGCTCGACCTGAGAAAACGGTTGGGTATCGGACGCCTCGTGCGCGATATCGGCGACAATCCCGATATCGCCTACGTCGTTCTTCAGGACGTCGATGGCATTGTTACAGCAAGTGCCGGGATTGACACGCTCAGCGCCATCGTGGATGATCCCTTTCTCCTCTCGGCACTGTCGGGCTCAAAAACAGCGACCAGGATTACCGATACAGACGACGGCGTGGTGCTGGAAGTGGTGCGACCGTTGCACATCCCTGAACGCGAACCCATGCTGTCGAGAGTCGGCGTTTCTCTCGCACGCGTACGCGACATTCAGCAACGCTCGATGCGGCGCGTCATCATGCTTGCGGGAGGTCTCTTTCTTTGCATCGTGCTCGTGGCGGTGTTTCTGAGCACCCGGGCGAGGCTCTCTCTGCTGCATGACGAACACCGACGCATGCGCGGTTCGACGGACGTGATACTGGACAACATAGCCGACGCCGTCGTCGCCGTTGATCCGGGAGGCAGGGTGACGGGAATCAACCGGGCGGCGATGGAGATTTCGTCCGCCCGGGGCAGCACAGACGAGTCCCTGCCCTACGACTCCGCGTTCCCGGGAGATCTCCTGTTGCTCAACGAGACCGCGAACGCGGGTCCGATCGCGTATCGTGAACAAACCATTCGGACGGAACAAGGATCACGGATATACGCAATCAGAACATCCGTTGTCCTCGATGCCCAGGGGCGACCGGACGTCCGCATCGCCGTGGCCAGGGATCTGACGGAGCACCGGAGAGCTGTCGAGCAACTGCAGCGCAAGGATAAGGTCACCGCCATGGGCGAACTCGCCGGCGGCATCGCGCATGAAATCCGCAATCCGCTCAATGCCATTGGTATCATCGCGCAGCGATTTCAGCAGGAGTTCGTGCCATCACAGGATGTTGACGAATACCGCGGACTGGCCGCTACCATGCGCACCGAGGTGGAGCGGGTGAACGCGATCATTACCCAGTTCCTGGCATTTGCCCGCCCCCCGAGACCCGTATTCAGCGTGGTGGACCTTGAGCAACTCGTCGATCAGACAATTCAGACGGTGCGCAGTCAGGCGCGCGCGGTCAATATCGATGTACTCTTCATTTCGGAAGCACGGACGATGATTCTGGGCGACGCAGACAGGCTTCAGCAGGCGTTGTTGAACATCCTCCAGAATGCCATCGAAGCCATCGGTACCGATGGACGGATCAAATGTGTTCTGTGCAGAGCGGATTCGCACGCCGTACTGAGCGTCGCCGACACCGGGCCGGGAATTCCTGAACACATCAAAGAACGCATGTTCAATCTCTATTTCACGACAAAGCCGGAAGGCAGCGGACTCGGCCTCGGGATGGTACAGCAAATCGTCAGCGAGCATGGAGGCGAGCTGCACGTCCTGAGCGAGCCGGGCGTTGGCGCGACCTTCGTTTTGCGGTTTTCTCTTGCCGGCGGCAATCCGGCATGA